Proteins encoded by one window of Deinococcus radiodurans R1 = ATCC 13939 = DSM 20539:
- the nuoI gene encoding NADH-quinone oxidoreductase subunit NuoI: MGVLDIAKGMGVTLGKLFQKPLTVSYPEQRATLQPRFRGRHVLTRHPDTGLEKCIGCSLCAAACPAYAIYVEAAENDPRDPVSPGERYAKVYEINMLRCIFCGLCEEACPTGAVVLGNEFEMADYRSRDFVYGKEDMLVGVTGSRPQRREALSAGRPVRLGFQVEGGPRAELEGVEYP, encoded by the coding sequence ATGGGCGTCCTTGACATCGCCAAAGGCATGGGCGTGACCCTCGGCAAGCTGTTTCAAAAGCCGCTGACCGTCAGTTACCCCGAGCAGCGGGCCACCCTGCAACCGCGCTTTCGGGGCCGCCACGTCCTGACCCGGCACCCCGACACCGGGCTGGAAAAGTGCATCGGCTGCTCGCTGTGCGCCGCCGCCTGCCCCGCCTACGCCATCTACGTGGAAGCCGCCGAGAACGACCCGCGTGACCCGGTCAGCCCCGGCGAGCGCTACGCGAAGGTGTACGAAATCAACATGCTGCGCTGCATTTTCTGCGGCCTGTGCGAGGAAGCCTGCCCGACCGGCGCGGTGGTGCTCGGCAACGAGTTCGAGATGGCCGATTACCGCTCGCGCGACTTCGTGTACGGCAAGGAGGACATGCTCGTCGGCGTCACCGGCAGCCGCCCGCAACGGCGCGAGGCGCTGAGTGCCGGGCGGCCCGTGCGCCTCGGCTTTCAGGTGGAGGGCGGCCCGCGCGCCGAGCTCGAAGGAGTGGAGTACCCATGA
- the nuoH gene encoding NADH-quinone oxidoreductase subunit NuoH: protein MPDWLSALLITLLKAVLVALALLTAFAYMTLIERRLLGRIQLRPGPNRVGPMGLLQPLADAIKSIFKEDVTVTLADKLVYTLAPILAIGMALTAFGGIPAGPPGSLFGTDPWVYNLDAGILALLALTSMGVYGIFLGGWASGSKYPMLGSLRSSAQMISYELGMGLSVLGLLMLVGSTNFLDIVEWQAGPRGHGWLILFQVFAFALFMVSSFAEVNRTPFDLPEAEQELVAGYLTEYSSIKWALFQMAEYVNIMTASALMSTLFFGGYRGPTFLEPLIPGISSWPLVWLIAKIAFFMFLFIWVRATLPRLRYDQLMRLGWKLTLPLALVNTLVVAAVLAFVPAEGLFGIPRLWLLGAVSLLLLLILFAASDAVRGLWNSPALRNEEKRVPGRPLGGD from the coding sequence ATGCCCGATTGGCTTTCCGCGCTGCTGATTACGCTGCTCAAGGCCGTGCTGGTCGCCCTCGCGCTGCTCACCGCCTTCGCGTACATGACCCTCATCGAGCGCCGGTTGCTGGGCCGCATTCAGCTGCGCCCCGGACCGAACCGGGTGGGGCCAATGGGCCTCTTGCAACCGCTCGCCGACGCCATCAAGAGCATTTTCAAGGAGGACGTGACCGTCACGCTGGCCGACAAGCTGGTGTATACCCTCGCGCCGATTCTTGCCATCGGCATGGCGCTCACCGCCTTCGGGGGCATTCCGGCAGGGCCTCCTGGGAGTCTCTTCGGGACCGATCCCTGGGTCTACAACCTCGACGCCGGGATTCTGGCGCTGCTGGCACTGACCTCGATGGGCGTCTACGGCATCTTTCTCGGCGGCTGGGCATCGGGGTCCAAGTACCCGATGCTGGGCTCGCTGCGCTCCTCGGCGCAAATGATTTCCTACGAACTCGGCATGGGCCTGAGCGTGCTCGGCCTGCTGATGCTGGTGGGGAGCACCAACTTTCTGGACATCGTGGAGTGGCAAGCGGGCCCGCGCGGGCACGGCTGGCTGATTCTTTTTCAGGTGTTCGCCTTCGCGCTGTTTATGGTGAGCAGCTTTGCCGAAGTCAACCGCACCCCGTTCGACCTGCCGGAAGCCGAGCAGGAACTGGTGGCCGGCTACCTCACCGAGTATTCGTCCATCAAGTGGGCGCTCTTTCAGATGGCGGAATACGTCAACATCATGACCGCCTCGGCGCTGATGAGCACGCTGTTTTTCGGCGGCTACCGGGGGCCGACCTTTCTAGAGCCGCTCATTCCCGGCATCAGCTCGTGGCCGCTGGTGTGGCTGATCGCCAAAATCGCCTTTTTCATGTTTCTGTTCATCTGGGTGCGCGCCACGCTGCCCCGCCTGCGCTACGACCAGCTCATGCGCCTGGGCTGGAAGCTGACGCTGCCGCTCGCGCTCGTCAACACGCTGGTGGTGGCGGCGGTGCTCGCCTTCGTGCCCGCCGAGGGGCTGTTCGGCATTCCCCGGCTGTGGCTGCTCGGCGCGGTCAGCTTGCTGCTGCTGCTCATCCTCTTTGCCGCCAGCGACGCGGTGCGCGGGCTGTGGAACTCGCCTGCCCTGCGCAACGAGGAAAAACGAGTGCCGGGCCGCCCGCTGGGAGGCGACTGA
- the nuoG gene encoding NADH-quinone oxidoreductase subunit NuoG, which translates to MKVTVDGVPLDLPAGTSGIDAVFAAGRDVPYFCAHSYLSPVGACRMCLVESGSPRKGKDGNFELDEQGEVKIFWFPKPMAACTMQATEGMHIKTAATSEVVAKSQAGMMEFTLLNHPLDCPTCDKGGACELQDRAFEYGYGASRFGFDRRHADKHYPLSDFVILDQERCIHCKRCVRYFEEVPGQEVLDFIERGGHTFIDTQEGGLPTGFSGNITDICPVGALLDNVARFRGRNWEYDHTPTTCTLCPVGCAITVDARNGRLERIVGRENRDVNEIWLCDAGRFGHTFASEGRLTRPLIRENGRLREADWDEAIAAMRRGLSGIHPSQLGLFIAADSTLEEGMALERFAAQLGAGNVDHWPRHPVQLTAPAATLTDVAQADALVVIGADLGEEAPVLELRILEALRGGILPTEFDHGTAIADLRLVERPARKPEKLAVIGRESSIWRHAGIQAASNGHNAVARLLRPDTDELRAALKLLEEAEKPVVILGADVLGADVLGSGTDGLAAQVSELANRTGAKVLAVAAAANSTGLAALNLLPRSGAAGYAGLTDAPAAFLSRLDPVGQGLLSLPRGFTVVHDTHLTETAQQADVVLPAVTNYEKRGTTVNLEGRFLALEQAALSAGEGADLIRTLTALAEALGVRPQVRGLKSAQAALQERLGLRVDTLPPQGALNLNVNRAAAPVGVPYTPQLWKPRMRPAPQASEQPDLGRGQASWAAPLSAAAPTGGDD; encoded by the coding sequence ATGAAAGTCACCGTAGACGGCGTCCCCCTCGACCTTCCCGCCGGCACTTCCGGCATCGACGCCGTGTTCGCCGCCGGGCGCGACGTGCCGTATTTCTGCGCCCACTCGTACCTCTCGCCGGTCGGGGCCTGCCGGATGTGCCTGGTGGAGTCGGGCAGCCCGCGCAAGGGCAAAGACGGGAATTTTGAACTCGATGAGCAGGGCGAGGTCAAGATTTTCTGGTTCCCCAAGCCGATGGCGGCCTGCACCATGCAGGCGACCGAGGGGATGCACATCAAGACCGCCGCGACGAGTGAAGTGGTCGCCAAGTCGCAGGCAGGGATGATGGAATTTACCCTGCTCAACCACCCGCTCGACTGCCCGACCTGCGACAAGGGCGGCGCCTGCGAGTTGCAGGACCGGGCCTTCGAGTACGGCTACGGCGCGAGCCGCTTCGGGTTTGACCGTCGCCACGCCGACAAGCACTACCCGCTTTCGGACTTCGTGATTCTGGACCAGGAGCGCTGCATCCACTGCAAACGCTGCGTGCGCTACTTCGAGGAAGTGCCGGGGCAGGAGGTTCTGGACTTTATCGAGCGCGGCGGGCACACCTTCATCGACACTCAGGAAGGCGGGCTGCCCACCGGCTTTTCGGGCAACATCACCGACATTTGCCCGGTCGGGGCGCTGCTCGACAACGTGGCGCGCTTCCGGGGCCGCAACTGGGAATACGACCACACGCCGACGACCTGCACGCTGTGCCCGGTGGGCTGCGCCATCACGGTGGACGCCCGCAATGGCCGGCTGGAGCGTATCGTGGGCCGCGAAAACCGCGACGTGAACGAAATCTGGCTGTGCGACGCCGGGCGCTTCGGGCACACTTTCGCCAGTGAAGGCCGCCTGACCCGTCCACTCATTCGTGAGAACGGCAGACTGCGCGAGGCCGACTGGGACGAAGCGATTGCAGCCATGCGGCGCGGCCTGAGCGGTATTCACCCGTCGCAGCTCGGCCTCTTCATCGCCGCCGATTCCACCCTGGAAGAAGGCATGGCGCTCGAACGCTTCGCCGCGCAGCTCGGCGCAGGCAACGTGGACCACTGGCCGCGCCATCCGGTGCAGCTCACCGCGCCTGCCGCAACCCTGACCGACGTGGCGCAGGCCGACGCGCTGGTGGTCATCGGTGCCGACCTCGGCGAGGAAGCCCCGGTGCTGGAACTGCGGATTCTGGAAGCCCTGCGCGGCGGCATCCTGCCCACCGAGTTTGACCACGGCACCGCGATTGCCGACCTGCGGCTGGTGGAACGCCCCGCCCGCAAGCCCGAAAAGCTGGCCGTTATCGGGCGCGAGTCGTCCATCTGGCGCCACGCCGGGATTCAGGCCGCGTCCAACGGCCACAACGCTGTCGCCCGGCTGTTGCGGCCTGACACCGACGAGCTGCGGGCGGCACTGAAGCTGCTGGAGGAGGCCGAAAAGCCGGTGGTCATCCTGGGCGCTGACGTACTGGGTGCCGACGTGCTGGGCAGCGGGACTGATGGCCTGGCCGCGCAGGTGAGCGAACTGGCGAACCGCACCGGAGCAAAGGTGCTGGCCGTAGCCGCCGCAGCCAACAGCACCGGGCTGGCCGCACTGAACCTGCTGCCGCGCAGCGGAGCCGCTGGGTACGCGGGCCTGACCGACGCTCCCGCCGCCTTCCTCAGCCGCCTCGACCCGGTGGGCCAGGGGCTGCTGAGCTTGCCGCGCGGCTTTACCGTCGTCCACGACACCCACCTCACCGAGACGGCGCAGCAAGCCGATGTGGTGTTGCCCGCCGTGACGAACTATGAAAAGCGCGGCACCACCGTCAACCTCGAAGGCCGCTTCCTCGCGCTGGAGCAGGCCGCGCTGAGCGCCGGGGAAGGCGCCGACCTGATTCGCACCCTCACCGCGCTCGCCGAGGCGCTGGGCGTGCGGCCCCAGGTGCGCGGGCTGAAGTCGGCCCAGGCGGCTTTGCAGGAGCGGCTGGGCTTGCGGGTGGACACGCTGCCGCCGCAAGGAGCACTCAACCTGAACGTGAACCGCGCCGCCGCGCCCGTGGGCGTGCCGTACACGCCGCAGCTCTGGAAACCCCGCATGCGCCCCGCACCGCAGGCGAGCGAGCAGCCAGACCTGGGGCGCGGGCAAGCAAGCTGGGCAGCGCCGCTCTCTGCCGCCGCCCCCACCGGAGGTGACGACTGA
- the nuoF gene encoding NADH-quinone oxidoreductase subunit NuoF, translating into MTAPTAEKPITSALDHRFAPTLYAQVGQPRSWTLDTYQRGGGYQGVRRAFALGPDAVIEEVKKSGLRGRGGAGFATGLKWSFMPLNDGKPHLIICNADESEPGTFKDRYLMSEDPHQLIEGMLIGGYAMRASRGYIYIRGEYVLAAERLWAAIHEARAAGLLGKDILGSGFDFDLQVHRGAGAYICGEETALMNSLEGLRANPRLKPPFPAAAGLYGLPTTINNVETFCAATHILKYGADWHAGMGTEKSKGMKLFQISGPVARPGVYELPLGTPFRELIYDWAGGPTEDIKAIIPGGISCQLLKWSEDILDTPMDYESLAAAGSSLGTGGVTLIPAAASIVDTTWNAVRFYGHESCGKCTPCREGISGWMVRMYEKLARGHGQPGDTNLILDMADNIGGRSFCALADACLGPVLSSIRLFREEYDAAERGEVPRELAGRWRDA; encoded by the coding sequence GTGACCGCGCCCACCGCCGAAAAACCGATCACCAGTGCGCTCGACCACCGCTTTGCGCCCACGCTCTACGCGCAGGTGGGGCAGCCACGAAGCTGGACGCTGGACACCTACCAGCGGGGCGGAGGCTACCAGGGCGTGCGCCGGGCCTTTGCGCTCGGTCCCGACGCCGTGATTGAGGAGGTCAAGAAATCCGGCCTGCGCGGACGCGGCGGCGCGGGCTTCGCCACTGGCCTGAAATGGTCGTTCATGCCGCTCAACGACGGCAAACCGCACCTCATCATCTGCAACGCCGACGAGTCCGAGCCGGGCACCTTCAAGGACCGCTACCTGATGTCGGAAGACCCGCACCAGCTCATCGAAGGGATGCTCATCGGCGGATACGCGATGCGGGCGAGCCGGGGGTACATCTACATTCGCGGCGAGTATGTGCTGGCCGCCGAGCGCCTCTGGGCTGCCATTCACGAGGCGCGGGCGGCGGGACTGCTCGGCAAGGACATTCTGGGCAGCGGCTTCGACTTCGACCTGCAAGTTCACCGGGGCGCGGGCGCCTACATCTGCGGCGAGGAAACCGCGCTGATGAACTCGCTGGAAGGTCTGCGGGCCAATCCGCGCCTCAAGCCGCCCTTTCCCGCCGCCGCCGGGCTTTACGGGCTGCCGACCACCATCAACAACGTCGAGACCTTTTGCGCCGCGACGCACATCCTCAAGTACGGCGCCGACTGGCACGCGGGCATGGGCACCGAGAAGTCCAAGGGCATGAAACTCTTTCAGATTTCCGGCCCCGTCGCCCGGCCCGGCGTGTACGAACTGCCGCTCGGCACGCCGTTTCGCGAACTCATCTACGACTGGGCGGGTGGCCCCACCGAGGACATCAAGGCGATTATCCCCGGCGGGATTTCCTGCCAACTCCTGAAGTGGAGCGAAGACATCCTCGACACGCCGATGGACTACGAGTCGCTGGCGGCGGCGGGCAGCAGCCTGGGGACCGGGGGCGTCACCCTGATTCCGGCGGCGGCGTCCATCGTGGACACGACCTGGAACGCGGTGCGCTTTTACGGCCACGAGTCGTGCGGCAAATGCACGCCCTGCCGCGAAGGGATTTCGGGCTGGATGGTTCGCATGTACGAAAAACTCGCTCGCGGGCACGGGCAACCCGGCGACACCAATCTCATTCTGGACATGGCCGACAACATCGGCGGCAGAAGCTTCTGCGCCCTGGCCGACGCCTGTCTGGGGCCGGTCCTGAGTTCCATCCGGCTGTTCCGCGAGGAATACGACGCGGCGGAGCGCGGAGAGGTGCCGCGCGAGCTCGCGGGGCGCTGGAGGGACGCATGA
- the nuoE gene encoding NADH-quinone oxidoreductase subunit NuoE, which yields MSYFADKTPLVAEIFSRYPDTPQGRRSALMPLLREVQDAEGFVAAPRLAEIAELCGTTATEVRSVMSFYSTYHTVPTGRYHLQVCSTLMCALAGSDALWDELVTRLDVQPGEVTPDGRFSVQKVECLGSCGTAPVLQLNDEGFYERVGPARLAELLAALQADQKPATDHPVPVPVGADGRQSTAKGTTVGGSVRDLTPLTAASGGAP from the coding sequence TTGTCTTACTTCGCAGACAAAACACCCCTCGTAGCCGAGATTTTTTCGCGGTATCCGGACACGCCGCAGGGAAGGCGTTCCGCGCTGATGCCGCTGCTGCGTGAGGTGCAAGACGCCGAGGGCTTCGTGGCGGCGCCGCGCCTGGCTGAAATCGCCGAACTGTGCGGCACCACCGCCACGGAAGTTCGCTCGGTGATGAGCTTTTATTCCACCTACCACACGGTGCCGACGGGCCGGTATCACCTCCAGGTGTGCAGCACGCTGATGTGCGCGCTTGCCGGGTCCGATGCGCTGTGGGACGAACTCGTCACGCGGCTGGACGTACAGCCCGGTGAGGTGACGCCGGATGGCCGCTTCAGCGTGCAGAAGGTGGAATGCCTCGGCAGTTGCGGCACCGCGCCCGTCCTCCAGCTCAACGACGAGGGCTTTTACGAGCGCGTCGGCCCGGCGCGGCTCGCCGAGCTGTTGGCGGCGCTCCAGGCCGACCAGAAACCCGCGACCGACCACCCGGTGCCCGTGCCGGTGGGCGCAGACGGACGGCAAAGCACCGCCAAGGGCACCACGGTCGGCGGCTCGGTGCGCGACCTGACCCCCTTGACCGCTGCCAGCGGAGGTGCTCCGTGA
- the nuoD gene encoding NADH dehydrogenase (quinone) subunit D → MTAELQPEAGALLHTELMSLNVGPQHPSTHGVLRLVVDMDGEYVTRVEPHMGYLHTGFEKTMEHRTYQQNVTYAPRTDYLHSFSHELAYVLSVEKLLGAEVPERANVVRVILHELGRIHSHLVFVGTGLLDLGALTPFFYAFREKEACQDLFEAVCGYRMNQGYFRVGGLARDLPEGWTARVEAFLNQMERGVEEYTTLFAANPIFLDRAKGVGVIPADAALDLGLTGPNLRASGVPLDNRKDHPYCGFEDYDFNVISSPDGDSLARFNMRLLEFSESIKIIRQGLQKLRPGPIKDPNRKISLPPRHELETSMEAVIHHFKLVTEGFHPPLGEAYVPIESARGEVGYYVISDGGSMPYRVKIRAPSFVNLQALEYACVGVQFADLITILATIDPVLGDVDR, encoded by the coding sequence ATGACGGCAGAACTTCAGCCCGAAGCCGGCGCCCTGCTCCACACCGAGCTGATGTCGCTCAACGTCGGCCCGCAGCACCCGTCCACCCACGGCGTGCTGCGGCTGGTGGTGGACATGGACGGCGAGTACGTGACCCGCGTGGAACCGCACATGGGCTACCTCCACACCGGCTTCGAAAAGACGATGGAGCACCGCACCTACCAGCAAAACGTCACCTACGCGCCGCGCACCGACTACCTGCACTCCTTCTCGCACGAACTCGCCTACGTGCTGAGCGTGGAAAAGCTGCTGGGCGCCGAGGTGCCGGAGCGGGCGAACGTGGTGCGGGTGATTTTGCATGAACTCGGGCGCATTCACAGCCACCTCGTGTTCGTGGGAACCGGCCTCCTCGACCTCGGGGCACTGACGCCTTTTTTCTATGCCTTCCGCGAGAAAGAAGCGTGCCAGGACCTCTTTGAGGCGGTCTGCGGCTACCGCATGAACCAGGGCTACTTCCGCGTCGGTGGCCTCGCCCGCGACCTGCCGGAGGGCTGGACCGCGCGGGTGGAGGCCTTCCTGAACCAGATGGAACGCGGCGTGGAGGAGTACACCACCCTCTTTGCCGCCAACCCGATTTTTCTGGACCGGGCGAAGGGCGTGGGCGTGATTCCTGCCGACGCCGCGCTCGACCTCGGCCTGACCGGGCCGAACCTGCGGGCCTCGGGCGTGCCGCTCGACAACCGCAAGGACCATCCTTACTGCGGCTTCGAAGACTACGACTTCAACGTGATTTCCAGCCCCGACGGCGACTCGCTCGCCCGCTTCAATATGCGGCTGCTCGAGTTCAGCGAGAGCATCAAAATCATTCGTCAGGGTTTGCAAAAGCTGCGGCCAGGACCGATCAAAGACCCCAACCGCAAAATCAGCCTGCCGCCACGCCACGAACTCGAAACGAGCATGGAAGCGGTCATTCACCACTTCAAACTCGTGACCGAGGGCTTTCACCCGCCGCTCGGCGAGGCGTACGTGCCCATCGAGTCGGCGCGCGGCGAGGTCGGGTACTACGTCATCTCCGATGGCGGCTCCATGCCCTACCGCGTCAAGATTCGGGCGCCGAGTTTCGTCAACCTGCAAGCGCTGGAATACGCCTGCGTAGGCGTGCAGTTTGCCGACCTGATTACCATCCTGGCGACCATTGACCCGGTGCTGGGGGATGTAGACCGGTGA
- a CDS encoding NADH-quinone oxidoreductase subunit C: protein MTAPDAGLPETNLRDTAARSTRRLAESRDVAPLLAELGLSAEEGLQPTAAVEAGELLHTAQQLRARGFMLLDVIGVDYSRYTAPRPQPFAVLYSVAHPRDHRRLFLRVWLSEGEAVDSLFPIWKAANYLEREVYDLLGIEFTGHPDLRKVLTPDDLEGHPLRKDFPLGETPTLFREGRFLDPAAFRAGLSGQQRGLTGYRGEMRRGERRREDIVPPLLPEGGPK, encoded by the coding sequence ATGACAGCGCCGGATGCTGGTCTGCCGGAAACCAATCTCAGGGACACTGCCGCCCGCTCGACTCGCCGCCTCGCCGAAAGCCGCGACGTGGCGCCGCTGCTCGCCGAACTCGGTTTGAGTGCCGAAGAGGGCCTGCAACCGACCGCCGCCGTGGAGGCCGGGGAGCTCCTGCACACCGCGCAGCAACTGCGGGCACGCGGGTTCATGCTGCTTGACGTCATCGGGGTGGATTACTCGCGCTATACGGCGCCCCGGCCCCAGCCGTTCGCGGTGCTCTACAGCGTGGCGCACCCCCGCGACCACCGCCGGCTGTTTCTGCGGGTGTGGCTCTCGGAGGGCGAGGCAGTGGACAGCCTTTTTCCCATCTGGAAGGCCGCCAACTATCTGGAGCGCGAGGTGTACGACCTGCTCGGCATCGAATTTACCGGACACCCCGACCTCCGCAAGGTACTGACGCCCGACGACCTCGAAGGCCATCCACTGCGCAAGGACTTTCCGCTGGGGGAAACGCCGACGCTGTTCCGCGAGGGCCGCTTTCTTGACCCCGCTGCCTTCCGCGCGGGCCTGAGCGGGCAGCAGCGCGGGCTGACCGGCTACCGGGGCGAAATGCGCCGGGGCGAACGGCGCCGGGAGGACATCGTGCCGCCGCTGTTGCCGGAAGGGGGACCGAAATGA
- a CDS encoding NuoB/complex I 20 kDa subunit family protein yields MPLKELIDRDWQELESEGVLFSSLEKLVAWGRSNSLWPATFGLACCAIEMMSSTNARNDMSRFGSEVFRASPRQADVMIVAGRLSKKMAPVMRRVYDQMPDPKWVISMGACASSGGMFNNYAVVQNVDSVVPVDIFVPGCPPRPEALIYAVMQLQKKVRGEAFDQLGQQLPMVDAWTRELR; encoded by the coding sequence ATGCCCCTGAAAGAACTCATCGACCGCGACTGGCAGGAGCTCGAATCCGAGGGCGTGCTGTTTTCCAGCCTGGAAAAACTGGTGGCGTGGGGCCGCAGCAACAGCCTGTGGCCGGCGACCTTCGGGCTGGCGTGCTGCGCCATCGAGATGATGAGCTCCACCAACGCCCGCAACGACATGAGCCGCTTCGGGTCCGAGGTCTTTCGCGCCTCTCCCCGGCAGGCCGACGTGATGATTGTCGCCGGACGCCTGAGCAAGAAAATGGCCCCGGTCATGCGCCGGGTGTACGACCAGATGCCCGACCCCAAGTGGGTCATCAGCATGGGCGCGTGCGCGAGCTCGGGCGGCATGTTCAACAACTACGCCGTGGTGCAGAACGTGGACAGCGTGGTGCCGGTGGACATTTTCGTGCCCGGCTGCCCGCCCCGCCCCGAGGCGCTGATCTACGCCGTGATGCAGCTCCAGAAAAAGGTGCGCGGCGAGGCCTTCGATCAGCTCGGGCAGCAACTGCCGATGGTGGACGCCTGGACCCGGGAGCTGCGATGA
- a CDS encoding NADH-quinone oxidoreductase subunit A, producing MLLVGIGIGILAIVVSGLLGPKKATRTKLMAYESGNDPERGGVGTGQRFPVHFYLVAMLFIVFDIETAFFYPLAVAYQKLPQFAFFEALTFVLLLLVGYVYVLKKKVLEWA from the coding sequence ATGTTGCTGGTGGGCATCGGCATCGGCATTCTGGCTATCGTGGTGAGCGGGCTGCTCGGCCCCAAAAAGGCGACCCGCACCAAGTTGATGGCCTACGAATCGGGCAACGACCCCGAACGCGGCGGCGTGGGCACCGGGCAGCGCTTTCCGGTGCACTTTTACCTCGTCGCCATGCTGTTTATCGTCTTCGACATCGAAACGGCCTTTTTCTACCCGCTGGCGGTGGCCTACCAGAAGCTGCCGCAGTTCGCCTTTTTCGAGGCCCTCACCTTCGTGCTGCTTCTGCTCGTGGGTTATGTCTACGTGCTGAAAAAGAAGGTGCTGGAATGGGCTTGA
- a CDS encoding M50 family metallopeptidase — MNVLQGMAAALTPLGLLWTAIIFGVSVFLHELAHYGLARAQGVRVNSFSVGMGPVLFKKLWRGTEWRVSLLPIGGYVEIDGMAPVEDADGQWRLPTRGFAALPAWGKIAVLLAGPLTNLLLTLGLMTVSFTSQGIPALDRARIESVETGSRAQALGLRAGDVITAIDGQDIPETRRVGGQEAAGYEGVRDALAQAGRHTFTVERAEQGQPVQTRQVAFDWQPTVNGQRQLLGIRYGPDVRQVGVGQAFVTSVDTTVRAVPQLVGAFTGLFKKFFTLDISQDQNVSGPIGTAEVISRAAALSPWALVQVATLLNLSLAFFNLIPIPGLDGGRILLVLVSALRGRPLSFQQEQAINLGGFAFVMLLTLFVVVRDVSRFF; from the coding sequence GTGAATGTCCTGCAAGGCATGGCCGCCGCACTGACGCCGCTGGGGTTGCTGTGGACGGCCATCATCTTCGGCGTCTCGGTCTTTCTGCACGAACTGGCGCACTACGGGCTCGCCCGCGCCCAGGGCGTGCGGGTCAATTCGTTCTCGGTGGGCATGGGGCCGGTGCTGTTCAAGAAGCTCTGGCGCGGCACCGAGTGGCGGGTGTCGCTGCTGCCCATCGGCGGGTATGTGGAAATCGACGGCATGGCGCCCGTGGAGGACGCCGACGGCCAGTGGCGCCTCCCCACACGGGGCTTCGCGGCGCTTCCGGCCTGGGGCAAAATCGCGGTGCTGCTCGCCGGGCCGCTGACCAACCTGCTGCTCACGCTGGGGCTGATGACCGTGAGCTTCACGTCGCAGGGCATTCCGGCGCTCGACCGCGCCCGCATCGAGAGTGTGGAAACGGGATCGCGGGCACAGGCACTGGGGCTGCGCGCCGGGGACGTGATTACCGCCATTGACGGCCAGGACATCCCCGAAACCCGCCGGGTGGGGGGCCAGGAGGCCGCCGGTTACGAGGGCGTGCGCGACGCGCTGGCGCAGGCTGGGCGTCACACCTTCACGGTGGAACGGGCCGAGCAGGGGCAACCGGTTCAGACCCGGCAGGTCGCCTTCGACTGGCAGCCCACCGTGAACGGTCAGCGTCAACTGCTCGGCATCCGCTATGGCCCCGACGTGCGGCAGGTCGGCGTGGGGCAGGCGTTCGTGACTTCGGTGGATACGACCGTGCGGGCGGTGCCGCAGCTCGTGGGGGCGTTTACCGGCCTTTTCAAAAAGTTCTTTACGCTCGACATCTCGCAGGACCAGAACGTGAGCGGTCCCATCGGCACCGCCGAGGTCATCAGCCGCGCCGCCGCGCTCAGCCCCTGGGCACTGGTGCAGGTGGCGACGCTGCTCAACCTCTCGCTCGCCTTTTTCAACCTGATTCCCATTCCGGGGCTGGACGGCGGGCGCATCCTGCTCGTCCTGGTGAGCGCGCTGCGAGGCCGTCCGCTGAGCTTTCAGCAGGAGCAGGCCATCAACCTCGGGGGCTTCGCCTTCGTGATGTTGCTGACCCTGTTCGTGGTGGTACGTGACGTGAGCCGCTTTTTCTGA